One window of Campylobacter sp. RM12651 genomic DNA carries:
- the modB gene encoding molybdate ABC transporter permease subunit has product MQELTPIFLSLKLSFVTTIILFFICLYPTFYLSQKEFFGKKILLSIISLPLVLPPTVLGFYLLVLLSPNNYLGQFLANFDIKLVFNFKALLIASIIYSMPFMFNPIYSAFNALPKNLFDRAKLLEKSQANIIFRLCLPLIIPSIISASVMSFAHTMGEFGVVMMVGGSVAGETKVASIAVFEALETLDLNKANELSIILLAISFIILFALQFIKQNKYKS; this is encoded by the coding sequence ATGCAAGAATTAACACCAATTTTCTTATCACTTAAGTTATCTTTCGTAACTACTATAATATTATTTTTTATTTGCTTATATCCTACATTTTATCTAAGCCAAAAAGAGTTTTTTGGTAAAAAAATACTATTAAGCATAATTTCATTGCCACTTGTGCTACCCCCTACCGTTTTAGGCTTTTATTTATTGGTGCTATTAAGTCCTAATAATTATTTAGGGCAATTTTTGGCTAATTTTGATATTAAACTTGTTTTTAATTTTAAGGCTTTATTGATTGCTTCAATAATTTATTCTATGCCTTTTATGTTTAATCCTATTTATAGTGCGTTTAATGCTTTGCCTAAAAATCTTTTTGATAGAGCTAAATTACTTGAAAAATCTCAAGCTAACATAATATTTCGCCTTTGTTTGCCGCTAATAATCCCTAGTATAATAAGTGCTAGTGTTATGAGTTTTGCTCATACTATGGGAGAATTTGGTGTAGTAATGATGGTAGGCGGTAGCGTAGCAGGAGAGACAAAAGTCGCTTCTATTGCCGTATTTGAAGCATTAGAAACACTAGATTTAAATAAAGCAAATGAGCTTAGTATAATATTATTAGCCATTTCTTTTATTATTTTATTTGCCTTACAATTTATAAAACAAAATAAATATAAATCCTAA